The Syngnathus typhle isolate RoL2023-S1 ecotype Sweden linkage group LG3, RoL_Styp_1.0, whole genome shotgun sequence genome window below encodes:
- the smad1 gene encoding mothers against decapentaplegic homolog 1, giving the protein MNVTSLFSFTSPAVKRLLGWKQGDEEEKWAEKAVDALVKKLKKKKGAMEELERALSCPGQPSSCVTIPRSLDGRLQVSHRKGLPHVIYCRVWRWPDLQSHHELKALECCEYPFGSKQKDVCINPYHYKRVDSPVLPPVLVPRNSEFNAKHTMLPRFRNPLQQNEPHMPQNATFPESFAQANPVPFPHSPGNSSNATFPHSPSSSDPGSPFQMPETPPPAYMPPEEPMTQDCPLAMDTNLMAPPLPIEANNRGVDVQPVAYEEPKHWCSIVYYELNNRVGEAFQASSTSVLVDGFTDPSNNRNRFCLGLLSNVNRNSTIENTRRHIGKGVHLYYVGGEVYAECLSDSSIFVQSRNCNFHHGFHPTTVCKIPSGCSLKIFNNQEFAELLAQSVNHGFEAVYELTKMCTIRMSFVKGWGAEYHRQDVTSTPCWIEIHLHGPLQWLDKVLTQMGSPHNPISSVS; this is encoded by the exons ATGAACGTCACTTCGCTCTTCTCCTTCACCAGCCCGGCCGTCAAGCGCCTGCTGGGCTGGAAGCAAGGCGACGAGGAGGAGAAGTGGGCCGAGAAGGCGGTGGACGCCCTGGTGAAgaagctgaagaagaagaagggcgCCATGGAGGAGCTGGAGCGGGCGCTCAGCTGCCCCGGTCAGCCCAGCAGCTGCGTCACCATCCCCCGCTCCCTGGACGGCCGTCTGCAGGTGTCCCACAGGAAAGGGCTACCTCACGTCATCTACTGCCGCGTGTGGCGCTGGCCCGACCTGCAGTCCCACCACGAGCTCAAGGCGCTGGAGTGCTGCGAGTATCCCTTCGGCTCCAAGCAGAAGGACGTCTGCATCAACCCGTACCACTACAAACGGGTGGATAGCCCAG TGCTGCCCCCCGTGTTGGTACCGCGCAACAGCGAGTTCAACGCCAAGCACACGATGCTGCCTCGCTTCCGCAACCCGCTGCAGCAGAACGAGCCACACATGCCCCAGAACGCCACCTTCCCCGAGTCCTTCGCTCAGGCCAACCCCGTGCCCTTCCCCCACTCGCCCGGAAACAGCAGCAACGCCACTTTCCCGCATTCGCCGTCCAGCTCCGACCCCGGCAGCCCCTTCCAGATGCCGG AGACGCCCCCTCCTGCCTACATGCCCCCGGAGGAGCCGATGACTCAAGACTGCCCCCTGGCGATGGACACCAACCTCATGGCGCCACCTTTGCCGATCGAGGCTAACAACCGGGGAG TGGATGTGCAGCCCGTGGCCTACGAGGAGCCCAAGCACTGGTGCTCCATCGTTTACTACGAGCTCAACAACCGCGTCGGCGAGGCCTTCCAGGCCTCGTCCACCAGCGTGCTGGTCGACGGCTTCACCGATCCCTCCAACAACCGCAACCGCTTTTGCCTGGGTCTGCTCTCCAACGTCAACCGCAACTCCACCATCGAGAACACCCGGCGGCACATCGGCAAAG GCGTCCACTTGTATTACGTCGGCGGCGAGGTCTACGCCGAGTGCCTGAGCGACAGCAGCATCTTCGTCCAGAGCCGCAACTGCAACTTCCACCACGGCTTCCATCCCACCACCGTCTGCAAGATCCCCAGCGGCTGCAGCCTGAAGATCTTCAACAACCAGGAGTTCGCCGAGCTGCTGGCCCAGTCGGTCAACCACGGCTTCGAGGCTGTCTACGAGCTCACCAAGATGTGCACCATCCGCATGAGCTTCGTCAAG GGCTGGGGTGCCGAGTACCACCGCCAGGATGTGACCAGCACCCCCTGCTGGATCGAGATCCACCTCCACGGTCCCCTGCAGTGGTTGGACAAGGTGCTAACGCAGATGGGCTCCCCCCACAACCCCATATCGTCCGTGTCCTAG
- the mmaa gene encoding methylmalonic aciduria type A protein, mitochondrial isoform X2, translating to MRLLHCPLIRHITTTHCCLCHPKTVSKSLCRPWRAVSTALNQHINDLSGAEQRLLNKLYTGLIGGQRASLAESITLVETQHPRKKELAQVLLQRVLAYKGEQESCNGGKPVAFRVGLSGPPGAGKSTFIEVVGKMLTGRGHKVSVLAVDPSSCTTGGSLMGDKTRMTELSRDMNAFIRPSPTSGTLGGVTRTTNEAVVLCEGAGYDIVLVETVGVGQSEFAVADMVDMFVLLIPPAGGDELQGIKRGIIERADLVIVTKSDGDLVVPARRIQAEYTSAMKLLRRQSKSWNPKILQIDAAISQGNVGSYGSRSAILQSLCVKAVMGEKKEEINTWK from the exons ATGAGACTTCTGCACTGCCCGCTCATCCGCCACATTACTACGACCCACTGTTGCCTGTGTCACCCCAAGACTGTGTCCAAGTCCTTATGCAGACCATGGCGGGCTGTGAGCACAGCTTTGAACCAACACATTAATGACCTCAGCGGGGCCGAGCAGAGGTTGCTGAATAAACTCTACACGGGCCTCATCGGAGGTCAGCGAGCTTCTCTGGCCGAGTCCATCACGTTGGTGGAGACGCAGCATCCACGGAAGAAGGAGTTGGCCCAGGTGCTGCTACAGAGGGTGCTGGCCTACAAGGGGGAGCAGGAGAGCTGCAATGGTGGCAAGCCGGTTGCCTTCAGAGTAG GTCTCTCAGGTCCTCCGGGAGCCGGGAAGTCGACGTTCATCGAAGTGGTGGGCAAAATGCTGACGGGACGTGGACATAAAGTGTCAGTGCTGGCAGTTGACCCATCGTCCTGCACAACAGGAG GTTCCCTCATGGGTGATAAGACCCGCATGACCGAGCTCTCCCGCGACATGAACGCCTTCATCCGGCCGTCGCCCACGTCGGGGACACTCGGCGGCGTCACCAGGACAACCAACGAAGCCGTAGTCCTCTGCGAGGGGGCCGGTTACGACATCGTCCTCGTGGAGACTGTGG GTGTCGGTCAGTCAGAATTTGCAGTGGCGGACATGGTTGACATGTTTGTGTTGCTAATTCCGCCAGCAGGAGGCGACGAACTGCAG GGCATCAAGAGGGGCATCATCGAAAGGGCTGACCTGGTGATCGTGACCAAGTCCGATGGAGACCTAGTGGTACCAGCCAGGAGGATCCAGGCCGAATACACCAGCGCTATGAAGCTGCTCCGGCGGCAGTCCAAGTCCTGGAACCCCAAG ATACTCCAGATAGATGCAGCAATATCACAAGGAAATGTGGGATCTTACGGCTCCAGATCGGCAATTTTGCAGAGTCTCTGTGTGAAAGCAgtgatgggagaaaaaaaagaggagataaACACGTGGAAGTGA
- the mmaa gene encoding methylmalonic aciduria type A protein, mitochondrial isoform X1, with protein sequence MRLLHCPLIRHITTTHCCLCHPKTVSKSLCRPWRAVSTALNQHINDLSGAEQRLLNKLYTGLIGGQRASLAESITLVETQHPRKKELAQVLLQRVLAYKGEQESCNGGKPVAFRVGLSGPPGAGKSTFIEVVGKMLTGRGHKVSVLAVDPSSCTTGGSLMGDKTRMTELSRDMNAFIRPSPTSGTLGGVTRTTNEAVVLCEGAGYDIVLVETVGVGQSEFAVADMVDMFVLLIPPAGGDELQGIKRGIIERADLVIVTKSDGDLVVPARRIQAEYTSAMKLLRRQSKSWNPKVVRASSDSIEGISEVWAIMESYRQAMLASGELQARRRAQQKVWMWTLIQENVLAHFKHHPAVREALPHLEETVTRGDISPGLASDLLLKAFVSSSP encoded by the exons ATGAGACTTCTGCACTGCCCGCTCATCCGCCACATTACTACGACCCACTGTTGCCTGTGTCACCCCAAGACTGTGTCCAAGTCCTTATGCAGACCATGGCGGGCTGTGAGCACAGCTTTGAACCAACACATTAATGACCTCAGCGGGGCCGAGCAGAGGTTGCTGAATAAACTCTACACGGGCCTCATCGGAGGTCAGCGAGCTTCTCTGGCCGAGTCCATCACGTTGGTGGAGACGCAGCATCCACGGAAGAAGGAGTTGGCCCAGGTGCTGCTACAGAGGGTGCTGGCCTACAAGGGGGAGCAGGAGAGCTGCAATGGTGGCAAGCCGGTTGCCTTCAGAGTAG GTCTCTCAGGTCCTCCGGGAGCCGGGAAGTCGACGTTCATCGAAGTGGTGGGCAAAATGCTGACGGGACGTGGACATAAAGTGTCAGTGCTGGCAGTTGACCCATCGTCCTGCACAACAGGAG GTTCCCTCATGGGTGATAAGACCCGCATGACCGAGCTCTCCCGCGACATGAACGCCTTCATCCGGCCGTCGCCCACGTCGGGGACACTCGGCGGCGTCACCAGGACAACCAACGAAGCCGTAGTCCTCTGCGAGGGGGCCGGTTACGACATCGTCCTCGTGGAGACTGTGG GTGTCGGTCAGTCAGAATTTGCAGTGGCGGACATGGTTGACATGTTTGTGTTGCTAATTCCGCCAGCAGGAGGCGACGAACTGCAG GGCATCAAGAGGGGCATCATCGAAAGGGCTGACCTGGTGATCGTGACCAAGTCCGATGGAGACCTAGTGGTACCAGCCAGGAGGATCCAGGCCGAATACACCAGCGCTATGAAGCTGCTCCGGCGGCAGTCCAAGTCCTGGAACCCCAAG GTGGTCCGCGCGTCCTCGGACAGCATTGAGGGGATCTCGGAGGTCTGGGCCATAATGGAGTCGTACCGGCAGGCCATGTTGGCCAGCGGCGAGTTGCAGGCCCGCCGACGGGCCCAGCAAAAGGTGTGGATGTGGACCTTGATCCAGGAGAATGTCCTGGCCCACTTCAAACATCACCCCGCTGTCCGGGAGGCCCTGCCTCACCTGGAGGAGACTGTCACCCGGGGGGACATCTCGCCGGGCCTGGCATCCGACCTGCTCCTCAAGGCCTTTGTGTCATCGTCCCCGTAG